The nucleotide window GTGATCGGGAACGCAATACATATGTGTTCATATGTCAGGGGAGTAAAGGATAAAGAGGCTAAGTTAGTTTCAGTAGCTTACAGAGGACTGTTTAAGACTAATAGGGCTTTACAAAATCATGTATTTAGGCTACTCGATAATGCAAATAAGGTAAACTTATTATAGAGTTTTTTAGAATAATTAATTGTTAATGGGCAGTAAAGATAAAGTTATATCTATATTGAAGGAAAAAGGTCCTATATCCCAAACTGAATTAAGTAAACTTTCTGGATTATCGAAGAGCAGATTATCTGAAGTCTTATCCGAACTTGAGAAACAAGGTATAGTAAAAAGGAGGAAGGTTTTAGGAAAAAACCTTGAGGTAAGTTTATCTCAAGATAGATTTTTGAGATTGGGAATTATAAGAGCTGCAGAATATCCATTTATAATTCCATTTATTAAAAACTTGGAAAATAGAGGATATAGCGTTACTGTTAAAATTTATGAAAATGGAATTGATCTAACTAGGGATTTAGTTGAAGCAAAGTTAGATTTAGGCCTATCCCCGATCATAACGCAAATAATATTTTCGACGATATATCGGAATATAAGAATTATTGGGGGAGGCGCTAAAGGGGGAGGTGGTATTATAGGCAAAACTTGTAACAGAATTGCATCAACTGTAATGTCAAGTATGGAAATATGGGCGTTTAGTGAATTCAAGAATATTGAAATCATTCCATCTTATAGTTCATATGAAATGTTAGACTTTCTTGAAAAAGGGATAGTAGATGGTATAGCAATTTGGGAACCTTTTTTGTCAATTTTAGAGAGGAAGGGACATAAGGTACATAGATTTACACCATTACACTGTTGTACTTTAGCAGTAAGGGAAACTATGGATTGGGAGAGAATAAAGAATATTTATGAAGAATCGTTTAGCTGGTTTAAATCTTCCATAGATAGATGGGTTTCAAGTTATTCAAACTTACTTAATATTGATTATAATATTCTAAAAGAAGCATCAAAAAATTATGAATTCGATTATTACCTCGACCTTAAGGAGTTCAAAAACTCATTAAAAAATACTGGTATTTTTATACCAATTTAGGAATCTAAATAATAGTATAACTCCATTGGGTGTGGATAACCTTGCAAGCTTCTTGCCTCATCTCTCTTTAAATCTATGTAAGTATCTAATATTGACGAATTAAATACTGGCTTCAAGAACTCTTTATCACTTTCTAACTCATCTAAAGCTTCATTTAATGATCTAGGTAGTTCTTTTATTCCCAATTGTCTTCTCTTCTCTGGAGTTAGATGGTATATATTCTCATCCACTGGATCTCCTGGATCTATTTTCTTATTTACACCATCTAATGCAGCCATTAGTAAAGCAGCAAATGCTAGATACGGATTAGTGGATGGATCTGGAGGTCTATACTCTATTCTTTTTGCCTTTTCCATTCCTCTATAGTATGCTGGCACTCTAATTACGGCACTTCTGTTTCCCTTACTCCACGCAATGTAAACTGGAGCTTCAAACCCTGGTATTAACCTTCTATAACTGTTTACAGTAGGTGAGACTATTGCAGATAAAGCCCTAGCGTGTGTTAAAAGACCTCCTATTACATATCTTCCAAATTGGCTTATCTCTGCATATTCGTCATTAGGATCATACATTAAATTCTTCTTTCCATCTTTAGTCCATAAACTGAGGTGCGTGTGCATACCAGTTCCATTATCACCATAAATAGGTTTTGGCATGAAAGTTACTACTAATCCGTGTTTAGCGGCAATATTTTTAGCTACATACTTCAAAGTTTGGACCTTGTCTGCAGTATCTACAAGAGTAGAGAATCTGAAATCTATTTCCCCTTGACCTGCAGTTGCAACTTCATGATGTGTAGCCTCTATGGTGTATCCAAAGTACTTAACTAAAGTATCGACTATCTCTACTCTTACATCCATTAGCTGATCAACTGGTGGTGCAGGGTAATATCCCTCTTTAAATCTTATTACAAAGGTTCCACTATCGCTCCACGGAGCCTCCCTTGCATAAATTTTGTACCCAGTTCCAGACTGTGGGGCACTTACGTCTAATTTTACCTTATCAAACATGAAGAATTCCAATTCTGGACCATAGTAGGAAGTGTAGCCTTGTTCTGTCTGGTATTTCTCGGCTTCCTCGGCTATGAATCTAGGATCTCTTTCAAATCTTCCCTTTCCCCC belongs to Saccharolobus solfataricus and includes:
- a CDS encoding MarR family transcriptional regulator, translating into MGSKDKVISILKEKGPISQTELSKLSGLSKSRLSEVLSELEKQGIVKRRKVLGKNLEVSLSQDRFLRLGIIRAAEYPFIIPFIKNLENRGYSVTVKIYENGIDLTRDLVEAKLDLGLSPIITQIIFSTIYRNIRIIGGGAKGGGGIIGKTCNRIASTVMSSMEIWAFSEFKNIEIIPSYSSYEMLDFLEKGIVDGIAIWEPFLSILERKGHKVHRFTPLHCCTLAVRETMDWERIKNIYEESFSWFKSSIDRWVSSYSNLLNIDYNILKEASKNYEFDYYLDLKEFKNSLKNTGIFIPI
- the glnA gene encoding type I glutamate--ammonia ligase, producing the protein MPSTAEDVLKFLKENNIKWVDLQFTDVPGRLHHITIPADEFDLESLKTGFGKLDGSSIRGFTSIYESDMVLLPVPETMTLIPWSPGVARVLCKVFWGGGKGRFERDPRFIAEEAEKYQTEQGYTSYYGPELEFFMFDKVKLDVSAPQSGTGYKIYAREAPWSDSGTFVIRFKEGYYPAPPVDQLMDVRVEIVDTLVKYFGYTIEATHHEVATAGQGEIDFRFSTLVDTADKVQTLKYVAKNIAAKHGLVVTFMPKPIYGDNGTGMHTHLSLWTKDGKKNLMYDPNDEYAEISQFGRYVIGGLLTHARALSAIVSPTVNSYRRLIPGFEAPVYIAWSKGNRSAVIRVPAYYRGMEKAKRIEYRPPDPSTNPYLAFAALLMAALDGVNKKIDPGDPVDENIYHLTPEKRRQLGIKELPRSLNEALDELESDKEFLKPVFNSSILDTYIDLKRDEARSLQGYPHPMELYYYLDS